The following is a genomic window from Nicotiana tabacum cultivar K326 chromosome 3, ASM71507v2, whole genome shotgun sequence.
AAAAAGGGTTATAAATTTGATCATGTGTGGGCTATAATGAaggattttgagaagtttaacgATGAcgattttggaagaaaaaaaccAAGAAAGCAAGGCTATACTAATATATCATCGGAGTCTGAGAATTCTACCCCTGATTCACCCTATCTATCATCTCATAACTCATCATCATTTTTACTAAATTTAAATGAGGATGTTGCAGGTGATTCCACAACATCACAACGACCTAGTGGGGTGAAGAAAgcaaaaatgaagagaaaaattGACGAAGATTATATGAAGACAATCCAATCAGAAAATAATGAGATGGTTGCGGTGATGAATAATGCAACCGAGGCAAAAAAAGAAGTTTTGACTgttcaaaaagaaaaactaagagtaaaagaaatgaaagaagaaaataaagttcTAATGATGGATGTGGATTCTATTGTCGATCCGACTCATCGTGAATTTATGCGACAAGAACAACAACGAATAATGTATAAAAGAAGTCAACAATATCCACAGTCACAACCATAACAATCCTCGTCCCC
Proteins encoded in this region:
- the LOC142177016 gene encoding uncharacterized protein LOC142177016 gives rise to the protein MIEKLTQAKALLLQDPNFKKGYKFDHVWAIMKDFEKFNDDDFGRKKPRKQGYTNISSESENSTPDSPYLSSHNSSSFLLNLNEDVAGDSTTSQRPSGVKKAKMKRKIDEDYMKTIQSENNEMVAVMNNATEAKKEVLTVQKEKLRNNISKM